ctactcctggtcgtcgtcagcggcctgcacgtagtagtaggcacctccagtgtcgtaggagtcgtcgtcgacggtggcgtctggctcctgggctccaacatctggttgcgacaaccgggtaggaaggaaagggggaaaaagagggagaaaggcaaccgtgagtactcatccaaagtactcgcaagcaaggagctacactacatatgcatgggtatatgtgtaaaagggccatatcagtggactgaactccagaaagccagaataaaagggggatagctagtcctgtcgaagactacgcttctggccatctccatcttgcagcatgtagaagagagtagattgaagtcctccaagtagcatcgcatagcataatcctacccggcgatcccctcctcgtcgccctgttagagagcgatcaccggggtgtatctggcacttggaaggatgtattttattcagtatccggttctagttgtcataaggtcaaggtacaactccgggtcgtccttttaccgagggacacggctattcgaatagataaacttccctgcaggggtgcaccacataacccaacacgctcgatcccatttggccggacacacttttctgggtcatgcccggcctcgtaagatcaacgcgtcacagccccacctaggcacaacaaagaggtcagcacgccggtctaaccctatgtgcgcaggggtctgggcccatcgccctatgcacacctgcacgttgcgtacgcggccggaagcagacctagcctagtggcgttccagtccaatccggcacgcgccactcagtcgctgacgtcacgaaggcttcggctgataccacgacgccgggatacccataactactcccgcgtagatggttagtgcgtatagaccaaatggccagactcagatcaaataccaagaactcgttaagcgtgttatgtcgaagtaaccgcggacgccgtccagggccaggcccacctctcacctaggcggtctcaacctgccctgtcgctccgccataaagtaacagtcgggggccgtcaggaacccaggcccacctctaccggggtggagccacctgtcctttcagccccctcatcagaatcacttgcgggtactcctcgagccgacccgactttagtcaccacatgtgtcatgtataatgtatatagaatatacccgtgatcacctcccaaagtgatcacggcccagtagtatagcatggcagacggacaagagtgtagggccactgatggaacactagcatcctatactaagcagtaggatagcaggtaaggataacaactgtagcaacaatgacaggctatgcatcaaaataggattaaccgaaagcagtaacatgctacactactctaatgcaagcagtatagagaagaataggcgatatctggtgatcaaggggggggggcttgcctggttgctcagacaaggaggggtcgtcagtgacgtagtcgaccacaggggcatcagcatcgtcacggggtctaccgaagagaagaggggggagaaacagtaaatacaaagcaagcaagtgcataacaggacaacaggcagagctagacgtgttctaacgcggtatgaggtgataccggtgaaggggggaaacatccgggaaagtatccccggtgtttcacgttttcggacagatgaaccggaggtgaaatgttgcaggttcactatgctagggtcGCGTGGCgaacgaacggactgcgtattcggattcgtctcgtcgttctgagcaactttcatgtagaaaacattttcatctgagctacggtttattttctatgaatttctaaaggtttaaacattttctgaaattattaaattaacagaaaaggaatatgacgtcatcatgacgccatgctgacatcagcaagtcaacagcggctgtacaggtcaaacctgacatgtgggtccagtgggacccacatgtcagcctctgttagtatTAAACAGAGTTAAACTTAAACTAATTTACTAATTAAGCTaccgggcccacctgtcataggcTTATTAGGGTTTTTAGTTTATTTTTTATTTACAAAAATCATTTAGTTAACTAGAAGGGCcggtggggcccgcatgtcagtgacaccgGATGGCCACGTCAGCGCGTTGACTGGTCAACCCAGGCAACGGGGCCAGtgggggccactatgattgtgcgaacttcctccattgtgattgtgacctccatggttatgctgaaggtgtcctcccgagttcggggtaaaacgaggcttctggtgagctcctgtactgtactttccttgtccatacttcctcttacgactctcaatctgctgctgcttcccttcaatcatgagagctctatctaccaactcctggtagttgttaaaagttgccaccatcaactgcatgctcagctcatcattcagtccttccagaaacttctcctgcttagctgcatccgtagcaacgtcatctggggcataacgtgctaacttactaaaatcctccacgtactggccaacggtacgtcctccttggcgtaagttgcgaaactcacgcttcttcatggccatagctcctactgaaacatgggcagtacggaaagcttgttaaaactggtcccatgtgacagtgtcaatggggtgagtggctgtgtaattctcccaccacgatgctgcgggtccatcaagctgatgtgcggcaaaacgcactctctccgcatctgtgcatcctgcagtggtcagctcccttccaaccttgcggagccaatcatctgccacaatcggctcggtgctactggaaaacaccggcggattcagcctaagaaatcgggctaagtgattaacaggtggtggtggtggtgggttgttgttgttgttgttgccttggttttgaactagcacttgcatcagggcattctgctgctgaatcaactgagtgatctccggcgggaaaacaaatccggtgtcgcgtctcggaggcatctgaatagaatagaatgaggtctagagggaaaacactacccatatgcacatgagataaacacaatcatatcactccaatcaattcaaacaaggcatacaatcgatctaactatcgttacaaagtgcttggactataatatatacatggtggaatactactactaaatttggtggtctactagaaaaattgctcagtcgaagactccatgatatatgctccggcttcatcctccaaatcatcctcactagggtccgagtcggtgtcgtcaatgatgatgtaattctccgggcaagtagaatcgtcatcatctcctcctggtgctgggtctcccatgaaaactcctagcttctttgtcaggtcgtcattctcctccactagtgcgacgatttcctccatataatcctcgcgtgtagccttgagttcttcctccagttccatgatcctagtctttgccttcttcagttctatcatgtctgcgcacatctggttttcctggcgacgaatgtgctggtttaactcctggatgaaagctgcaatagatctatccttcctggtactgatcatctcccattgctcgtctcggcgcccacaaatctgatagatagtatccttgagaccattgtggtacacttcttcaatgcgtcccatggtgatgtgggctgccatgctctttcctagactccaggttggtgcatcaaaggaaaactctatgggctcagtgattggcgtgaacgtccttcctggaacttgaacttggatcatccagcgctcctcttctggtagtgtggcgttgtaggttccggtgaagcttggtattccgatgttcaggtacttagtaacttccttcaagtgtagtccaaaaggtgtatcctcatctggttgcgcgaacttgttccttgcatccgccatcctaaaagagtggaagaaaggagaggagtcagaaatgagaagagagtagtgatctagggctttagcttagtggtcgtgtcctacagtcagcgtgtgctctgataccatctctgtagcgaccagacctcaaatagtctagtctctgtgcatcagtgtcatccctggatcggtaatgctgacacgcatagtactttgaagaatttataacagagtagcaatcacacacttattacatcaaatagttcaagagaactcaatacaataaatatggcttaaggccatctaaaatacgataacagcagaaggcttggaagataaattgagtccatcaactccaacggcatcactgagtataagaccacgacctaaggctccttactcgtcgtctgaaaagtctgcaacatgatacctTGCTGCCcaaaaacgggccagcacatggaatatgctggcaaagtaacacatagagagtaatgaacagaataatgctatctttactccgggtggacagttacacctactttcccctacatctgctagcccacctcttcaagaggtcatgtaacctactcaagtatgctagagcccataatagcttgtggttccacacgaaagtttctagcatgaataatctcatgatccctttgagtctgggtggcggtccataggatgatcacacgggtactccgagatatccaaaaatacagacaacactggtttctccaggtgcctcaatccacccagatgtaaattaaagtagccacattaagttgaaccataaattaataatctcacatctgtcatgaagaattcactcaaatccaatccacgtctacgagcatagcatagcgatataagcaaacatagaagtaactcccaaaggtttgatagtaaacaggacaataggcactacctcatctacttcccaaaacccacatataaatcagatcctaatcatgcaactgtttgaggattgatctaatgcaataacactgggtgatgaaaagtatgatcaaagtgttacttgccttgctgatgatccatgaaacctagagactcgtagtagcacgcttcgcactccgggtactctatcgcaaacaaacaatacatacataagcaatcaagcaagggtgcacgaaataaaactcaaaataagagatctaaccagaaagttcaacttaagaactccggtttgcaaaaagaatcaattcaaacgaagcaacaaaggtcaaacggcaaaagaaacaagcttcgtttactaatctggatctaagtcaaattttacagtagcaaaaacttgtttgagttggctaaacggaaagagaatttcgagacgaaactctaggcgcttgaatcgcctgattccaataaacgagcgaaaagttatactaaaacgaaaaacagatcggaaatcgcgatcaggaataatcgcggaaaatccgagaaaatgaaaaactgacgaacaggctaacgatcgaacgttcgctgtctgtaaaaaaacgaaaaccgttcgttaaaacgaacgaacgggcATTCGCTGtttaactaaaccggaaaaaaataaaccgatctaatataaaaaaacgcatctcggtttcgaaataaaaccgaacggtttttcgagaaaaaccggcggctacctcggttcgcgtgacggcggcggcggcgagcggcttcggcgggtggcggcgtcgggcgagaggcggcggcggacggcggcggggcttcggcgggtggcgggtcgggcggcgggcggcgcggggcggcgggggcgcgggcggcggcggcggcgcgggcggccgctagggtttcggggcggcggcgacttgggctgaggcggggctcgggccgcggctttaaaggtcggccgggctgaggtgtccgggtcggacacggcccgtaaggcggttgactttttttttaaaaaaacgaaacgtgcagaaaaagtaagaaaagaaatactaaacggactccaaaaatcccgaaataaattttccccatcctctaaaaataagtcggacaagatgaacatttatttgggcctaaaatgcaattttgaaaaacgcgtattttttctaattcgaataaaatcaaataaaatcaaatatttgtttttaatatttttcctccaatatttcattatttgtggagaagtcattttatcccctctcatatattttcatatgaaatatttttggagagaaaaataattaaaacaaatgatcctattttcaaaatttgagaaaacccaaatatgaaaataacgaaatccccaactctctccgtgggcccttgagttgcgtgaaatttctaggatcgcaaatcaaaatgcaataaaatatgatatgcatgatgatctaatgtataacattcaaattaaaaatttgggatgttacatgaagcaggggcaacaaggacaaggtggggtcactgatggatcagtaaccaacctatactaaacAGTTTAGGATAAGGAGGTAgaacaatgagcaggttacaaaagcaggctatgcatcagaataggagcaatcattaacaatagcaaaatctaatgcaagcatgagagagaatGAACTAGGCGATATCGGAATGATCAAGGGGGTTGGCTTGCCTAGAAGCTCTGTCGAAAGGGAAggagggtcgtcggtgacgtagtcgatcacagcggcatcagcagcggtctcggggtctaccagagaagaagaggggggagaaacagtaaatatataacacacagatgcatgacatgactACAGGCAGATCTAGAGGTGTCCTGGCGTAGTGCTACATGATGCCGGCaaagggggataacatccgggaatgttTTTCCGAAGTTTGGCATTATCAgacagacgaaccggagggggATGGTTCCATGTTCGCTATACTAGGGACGTATGGCGGACGAACAGACCGCATATTCagattcgtctcgttgttctaagcaactttcatgtataaaactttttcatccgaggtGCGGATTATTTTCTACGAATTTCTAAAGttttattttttttttgaaattattattAATTTGAAATTAATGCTTAAAACGCTATGGTTACCCAGCCCTGTGTAGATAGATTGTAGAcagaggctgacagtgggccaGGGGGTCatagttgaccagtcaacgttgactggtcaacaggggtgGGGCCTCCTGTCATAGGCTCATTACTTAATCATCTAGTTAATTAGGTAATTAAGTTAAACTAGTAAGCTTGCACGTGCAATGCACGTCTCAGCTGACACATATAATCATATATATGATAACCTTACCTCTCCCCCACCCAAAAAAGAGATATAGGATAACCTTCTTGAAATTTTGAATTTCACACAAGTGTATAGTACTTAATTCTTGTCTCATACATAATTCAAAACATCATTCTTCATGAATCAATATTTTATGTACAGATCAAGAAACCGAGTTATTCCATGTATAAGCTTTCTCATCTAAGGAATTAACCATATTAAAAGATCTTAAGATTTGCTCACTACTCTAACTTTATGTACCTGAACATTCCAAACGGAAATCAACCATTGTGCAAATACAAAACGTAAGAGCGTAAAAGAAATTACCATGTTTCAAGTTGCGTCTCTTCACCCCCTCGCGTCACCTCCCCTGGGC
This sequence is a window from Aegilops tauschii subsp. strangulata cultivar AL8/78 chromosome 7, Aet v6.0, whole genome shotgun sequence. Protein-coding genes within it:
- the LOC109782615 gene encoding uncharacterized protein isoform X1 — its product is MDVISTWLWTTMYVHKYVFPLASSCRHRGLGRRQEGIWDGPGGDRVGVPWRCPGEVTRGGEETQLETWMADARNKFAQPDEDTPFGLHLKEVTKYLNIGIPSFTGTYNATLPEEERWMIQVQVPGRTFTPITEPIEFSFDAPTWSLGKSMAAHITMGRIEEVYHNGLKDTIYQICGRRDEQWEMISTRKDRSIAAFIQELNQHIRRQENQMCADMIELKKAKTRIMELEEELKATREDYMEEIVALVEENDDLTKKLGVFMGDPAPGGDDDDSTCPENYIIIDDTDSDPSEDDLEDEAGAYIMESSTEQFF
- the LOC109782615 gene encoding uncharacterized protein isoform X2 is translated as MADARNKFAQPDEDTPFGLHLKEVTKYLNIGIPSFTGTYNATLPEEERWMIQVQVPGRTFTPITEPIEFSFDAPTWSLGKSMAAHITMGRIEEVYHNGLKDTIYQICGRRDEQWEMISTRKDRSIAAFIQELNQHIRRQENQMCADMIELKKAKTRIMELEEELKATREDYMEEIVALVEENDDLTKKLGVFMGDPAPGGDDDDSTCPENYIIIDDTDSDPSEDDLEDEAGAYIMESSTEQFF